The DNA segment GTCGAGCTTTTAATCGTTCTATACTCCCATCAGATTTATGTTTGACTGTGAAAATCCACTTGCACCCAACCGGTTTTTTTCCTGATGGAAGATCAGTGATGTCCCATGTGTTGTTCTTTTCTAATGCCTTTATTTCATCAAAGACAGCAATTTTCCATTTTGGATCATTTAAGGCATCTTCTATAGTGGAGGGAATCTGAACCTGATCTAGATTGGAAAGAAAGGCACAATATGCAGGTGAAAAACGCTTAAATGAGACGAAGTTGCCTATAGGATGTTGTGTGCATGATCGAGTTCCTTTTCGTAGTGCAATAGGCCTTTCATCAAAATTATCAACAAGCTCACTGTTGTTCATCACATGAGTATCAGTAAGGGTTAATTCTTGTGAGTGTGTACCTGGATTTATCATTGGGGAGATGTCATCAGCAGCCTGAATTTGTGCGGGCATTTGTATAGTCTCTTGATGATGCTTTCTACGAGAATATGTGTGAATTGGCTCATGGAGGTTAAGTTTTCTATGATCCGGAGGTGAGTCTATTGGTTGATCCGGAGGTGAGTCTATTGGTGTAGTAATAGATGTGAGATGCTCTATATGAGGGATGGATGGGAATGTGGGTTCCCAACTGCTTTGTTCATTGATGGTTGACTCCCCCTGAAAGGAAGAGCCGGGGTAGAATGGCTGAGATTCAAAGAACGTGACATCCATAGAAGTGTAGTATTGTTTCGTGGCGGGTGAATAGCATTTGTACCCTTTCTGGCGTGGAGAATAGCCAAGAAAGATGCATTTGATAGCACGAGGTTCAAGTTTATTACGGTGATGTGAGTGTATGTGGACAAAGGACGAACAACCAAACACTTTAAGAGGAATATCATGGATTAAATGAGGAGAAGGATAAGTTTCTAGGAGGGTCTGGATGGGAGTTTTAAATTGCAGTATCCTTGAGGGCATTCTATTTATGAGATAAGTGGCAGTTAATATCGCATCACCCCAATGGTAATTAGGAACATTTGAGGTAAAGAGTAATGCACGAGCAACCTCAAGAAGATGGCGATTTTTTCGCTCAGAGACTCCGTTTTGTTGAGGGGTATACACACACGAGCTTTGGTGAATAATCCCATGTGATTGCAGATAACTCCCCAGCACAGAGTTGAAATAATCACGGGCCCTATCAGTGCGTAGCACACGAATATGAGACGAAAATTGGGTTTTGATCATTGAATGGAAATGTTTAAAGATCTGAGTACTTTCGGATTTATTTTTCATGAGGAAGACCCACGATAGTCGTGTGTGATCATCAATAAATAAGATAAACCAACGAGTCCCGTTAAGGTTGGGGTTGTTGGATGGCCCCCAAATATCACTATGGATAAGAGAGAATGGCGAAGATGGTTTATAACAATTGGGTCTAAAAGTTGTGCGAGTGTGTTTTGAAAACTGACATATATCACAATTAAATGGAATCGACATTTTATTACGAAATAAATCCGGAAACAATTTCTGAAGATACAATGGATTTGGATGACCTAAACGGTAGTGCCATAAAACAATATCCTTGATCTTATTAGAACTTAAAGCAGAAACAGAAACAGAGTGAGGTACTGATTGTGAGGCAGATGGTTGGTCCGAGGCCGCATCAGTCTTGAGAATGTACAATCCCCCAGAAAGTTCAGCACTGCCAATCGTCTTCCCCGATGCCACATCCTGGAACACACAAGAATTACCCAAAAACTTAGTCAGGCAGCCAAGCTCATGATTCAATTTACTAACAGACAGTAAATTACAAGCAAGATCGGGTACAAACAAAACTGAATGAAGACATATATCCTTAGTTAATTGAATGGAGCCACAACCAGTCACGGTGGATAGAGAACCATTGGCTATTCGTACTGTGTTAGGGGCGTTGCACTGCTGGAAATTATGAAAGTAGTTGAGGCACCCAGTCATATGGTCAGATGCGCCCGAGTCAATTATCCAACAGGATGACATATCATGCTGTGAAGATGTAAATGAGGCAATACCTGAATGGGCCATATTACCAGTGCTGCTGAGAGACGGAATGGGTGTGTTAGAAGGCTGTCCAAACAACTTCTGGAGAGCATCAAGTTGCTCCTTCGTGAAGGGTTGTTGCTCTGAAGTTGGAGGATCAACAGCAGCTGTGTTCGCACGTCGTTCTCTTGCTGGTTTCCAATCGGCAGGCTTCCCATGAATTTTCCAGCATGTATCCAGTGTATGTGTAGATTTTCGGCATTTTGGACACCATGGACGACTTTGCTTGGACTGGCCATTGCCGGGTGAATTTGGAATCATGCGCATACCACCAGTAGAGTCATCGCTTGGTGGAGGGAAGCGATGTTGGGCAGCCAGGGCAGATGCGTCCACAGAGGAAGGAAAATCTGCCGTTGTCAACATAATCTTCCGACGGCTCTCTTCATGCCGAACAACAGAAAAAACACCTCGAAGGCTTGGTAAAGGTTTAGTGCCCAGAATTCTCCCCCGTACGTCGTCGAGTGATGGGTTGAGGCCAGACAGAAATCTGAATATCCGCCGCTGCTCAACAACACCACGAAATCGGTCACCATCTGCTGGACACTCCCACTCATGTACTTCGAAGAGATCTAATTGCTGCCATAGACGAGTAAGAGTGTTGAAGAAATCAGTGACCGAAGACTCGCCTTGGCGGAGATCTTGCAACCGGCATTCAATAGCAAATAATTCGGAGGTATTATCTTTGCTGGAGTATGTATCTCTTGCAGCGTCCCAAATTTCCTTGGCACTGCTATAGAGGAGGAAATTCTCTCCTATCTCGGTTGTCATGGAATTTATTAACCATGACATAACCATGCAATTCTCTGAATTCCACGTCCGAGATTTCGGATCCTCAGAGGCTGGACATAGTGCTTCACCGGACAGGAAACCATCTTTCCCACGGCCACAGATAAAGAGTCTGACAGATTGAGACCACTGTAAATAGTTCTTGCCATTCAATCGATGACAAGTGATTGGTACCGACGGAAAATCAATTGCCGAGGGATTGGATTCTGGTGGCAGGGATATTTTTGGAGTTGCCATGCCGTGTTTGGTCATCTATAATCcgatggctctgataccatgaaaTCGAACAGAGAGAGATGGAGGGATCGGTGGAAACATGCACCGTAATTCTTATTCTCAAAGTGATTAGGTTACAATgtttaaataaagaaacaaaacgATAAGATAAACCAATCCtaggaatttaaaatataaaatacaaagATAACATAATCAAAGATCCTATGAACTAATAAAAGATAAGATAAGATATGTTGGTTAAGATGAGATATTTTGTTCAACAAAAGATAATAAACATTGAAATCACTACAATGTTTTATAGATGCCATCTCATTATAATGACAATCCGTGTGCAAAGTTGAGCTATTAGTTATGCACacctattttcttataatttatTGACGTTGtgatttttcatgttttatcGAGACAATTTATAGGTAATTGATGGAGTATGctgatgaaaataataatttttctggaaTCATTCCTGCATATGGTGCTATCTTCAGGCAAGTGTTGCGAAAAAGAAATAGTGATACTAATTTTCATCCTGCAATCATTCGTggataagttttgaaagtacaTCAAATCTTAAACGACTTTTTCATGTTTGAGTACGGAAGTACTCTGACCTTGGTAAATATGTCATTCATCCAGTACATGGTTAATACAATAAAGTTTGTGTATCAACTAATATTTGGCGTGTCTTATTGTTGACTCTGACATAAATATCTTGCATATGATAAAGGTTAAGGTATCCAAGAAGTCATAATTGTTGCAAAAATATGTTTAATCCACATCTGATACTATTGGAGCTAATTGACTTAGAGGTTGGTATTCAATATTCATTTGTATTCATTTCATAAAATGAAATGTCAAATTCCTTTCTTCTTATTCTAGAGTTGGACAAAAAATGTTATTTCGACATTCATGCAATTATTTAACACCCTCAGCCCGCCAGCCGctagtaataataatatcagCCTTGGGATTTAAAACTGCCGACCACTTTTATAAAAGCCTCGTTGATCAATTCGTGATTCAACCTCTCACCGGGAAATGGGCCATTTACTTCCTTCCTCAGGAACTGAAGAAAAAATGGGGTAGAAACAGAACCGTTTCAGAGTTAGTCGAATGATAACACATAAGTTGTGAATAAAAAAGGAAAGGCTGTTTAAGTTTCAATAATCCCATGTTAGCTTTTCGGTTTTGTATTTGTAATCTATGCTTTTACCTCTGAACTGTTCTTGAATTTCTCAAATTTGTTGTCTTCTTTTTTTGCCTTTTTTATGCTATAAAAGTGCCGTATATTTACTTTtgcttttgttttaaaatttaaggttGAATTTGTGTACTAGGATGTTGGAAAATTTGTGGGTTAATTGTTGTTCTTGCGATTTCGTTGTTTTGTTCTGCTGCTGTATGAAACGTGTATGAAGATTTGATTGTTTTAGGGTGATGAAGAAGttaaatattcttatttttttttctcgagAGACTTTATTATGGCCAAACAGGACATTTTTTCGTTTAGCTTACGAATATGGTATTTCTTTTATTCTTATGGTGGATTGGACTTGAAATTTTGAAGTTTGTTCAGAAATGGATGCCACGACAGATTTTGAGTTGGACGGTTTAGCGAACAATTTTCTAGGATGGAGTTTCCATTTAACGGAGTTTGTTTGGCTGGTAGcttgaattgaatttttttttaattttattttttgtgttaaaatcTTGACCAGTTCTTGAGGTTTATATGACTCAGTTACAGTAATTGAACTCCTGTCTCAGGTTTTCAGTTTGCTGTCTTATAGAACGGGAATTTCTTTCGAGTCATTGATGGGTTCAAGTAGCGAACTCGTCCCGGAAATAAATGGCAGCAAGCCTCCGGGAATCCGTTTTATAGAGTACATAAAATGATCCGCCGTTTCTTACAAGACGCATCGATCCATTGTTCTAATAGTCACGTTTTTCGCCTACGTGATGACCTACCATGCTACTCAAAAAACCACAAGCATAGTGAAAAGTGTGCTTGATCCCCAATCGCCTAATATAGACATGAGATTTCATTTCCCATTTGGTAAAAGGTCTTATTCTCACAAGCTATTTGAGAGCGCAGGATGGTCTCCGTTCAATGGCGGAGATGGCAAGTCATTGCTCGATGTGCTTGATGTGGCATTCCTTTTCGTGTATGCTGTAGGAATGTACTTTTCTGGTCACATGGGCGATAGGATGGATCTTAGGATATTTCTAACCATAGGAATGGTCGGAACTGGTTTGTTTACTGCACTTTTTGGTGTTGGGTAATGGGCAAACATCCATATCTTTTACTTCTATTTGATTGTCCAAATGCTTGCTGGATTGTTTCAATCCACTGGATGGCCATCAGTTGTGGCAGTTGTAGGTAACTGGTTTGGAAAAAAGAAGAGGACTTGTTATGTTGGTAATATTACCGGTTTGTTGGTTGCTTCAATGCTTTTGAAACGTGAATGGGGTTGGTCTATGGTTGTTCCCAGACAAGGTATTGCTTTTGTTGGCGCTGTGCTGTTCCTTTTGTTGCCAGTTACTCCCGAATCTGTTGGAGCTGATTTAGATGACAATACACTGCTTTCCCCCAAGAAAACGGGGGATGAAGTCAAACCCCTGTTGAGGATGAAATCTGATGAGCGGAATGCCGTGGGATTCCTTGAAGCATGGAGGATTCCTGGGGTTGCCCCTTTTGCTCTTTGCCTTTTCTTTACTAAATTGGTAGTTTACACTTTCCTTTATTGGCTTCCGTTCTACATCAGCCACACGGGTGAGTTCTTATTTTTCGCggtttaatttcaaattattttggcTTCTGGTTCTCTTCAATTCATTGCATATAATTCGTGATGCTGCAGCTATCGAGGGACGATACTTATCAAACGAAGAATCGGGAAACTTAGCTTGTCAACGTTATTCGACGTCGGAGGAGTGGTTGGTGGGATCCTGGCAGGCCACAATTCGGATAATTTGAATGCAAGAGTCATAACAGCAGCAAGTTTAATGTACTGTTGTATCCCGGCTCTCTACTGTTATCGAAGCTATGGGCACATATCCATGACCGTTAATGTCATACTCATGCTGATAACGGGAGTATTTGTCAATGGGCCTTACGCCCTTATAACAACTGCAGTTTCGACTGATTTTGGAACTCACAGCTCGTTGAAAGGCAATTCACGAGCAAAAGCCACGGTTACTGCCATCAGTGATGGAACGGGCTCGATTGGAGCCGCCATAGGGCCACTGCTGACAGGATATATTTCGGCCAAGAGCTGGACTGCTGTATTTACAATGCTTATGGGCGGCGCGGCCCTGGTAGACGATCTGCTTCTAACAAGACTCGTTGTAGCGGAGGTGAGTGTAAAGATACGAGAATTAAGGACCCGAGAACTTCCTACGTCGACTTCTCCTGTAACCGAAGTGTGATTGCCCCTATACCAACATGtaattttacaaattattttaGTCAAAATACAAAAACTAAAGTCATAGATTTCTAACACGAGATCTAGCTTGACAGAAAAGGTTTTTGATTcccttatttttatttatgaaatattacATGATCTTGGACTACTGTATTCATTTGCGGGTCGCGTGTTATCCCTAGTAAAAGCCCTAGGATTTGGTTATAGATTATGATGTTTGTTTGTCGCATCATACTTACGATTTACGGTTATGGTTAATAATCTGTTTCTGTACTTGTTTGACCCgtaattctttttaaaatttaactccAAACTTCGTTGTCAATCCCATAAACCGGAGACGCGACACCCGTGTTGCATTCAAATAAAATTCGGAACATGTCTCCTACCATAGAATTTCTCTATTGCAACATTGACCAAAAACGAAATAATTACACGAGACAACTTTGTTTCAGCATGATGAAATATCGCAAAGAAAATCAAACTTTATATATCCGTGAAAAATAAAAGGCAGCAACTACAGAAATGAAGACCCAAACTGATATTCTACCGGCCCCAAAATTTATTTCGCCCCAAATTTGCCTCCAAAAACGGATTGGCTAAACCATTTCATATCAAATGGTTAAGGATCAATTTTACTATTTCTATGCGACCCATTTTCGTGTTTTCGTGTTGTATTTGAAAGTGTACAAAACTCACGTCAcgtatcaattttgtgagacgaatctttgACCCAactcaactcatgaaaaaatattattttttatgtcaaaaatattattactcATAATATTAATGAATGTAGTCATCAGCATCGAGATatagaaattcttgaaattaaTGAATATTGATTTATGTCATATGGCCAATCTCCGTTTCATATTTCTTGGCCCCCTCATTCTATGGAAAAACTTATTAAATGACACAATTGATTTTCATTTCAATAGAACGACCAGCAGCATTAGTTCTTCCATCGTCCCAACAAATTGTCCTTGTTTAAAGCCTTTGATTGCAATCACTGTAGATTGGGTCCTCAAGAAACTGTAGGATAATGTGCGCATAGGACACCTGAATTTAATTTACTCAATCACCAGTCATGTCAAACACTCAACCCTATGTTTCTTTGCTACAGTTTCTTTTGTCTCTTCCAACACCTAATTTTTGCATGAACTTAAAACATTTATACAGCAAATTCGTACGTACATATGTGTGTTATATCAGCTTAAGGCcgtatattaaattttttaggtTTGAGTCGAATTACCGAAGTTCATCACTTCAATGAtagtttttgttatttattaactttttgCATAAACTAGGGTTTTCCAATCAAGATTTGACCAAGATAAGTCTTGATTAATCTTAATTTAGATAAACTTCTTTCTTTAGGACGAATGTTGATATTGATTCGACACTCAAGTGAATCAAATTCCGTATTTGGCTAAATATTAAAGCTTTCTTTGGGTCCTCACAAAATTGGCTCCGAAGTGGTGCATGTCTCTCGAGTCTTGACGTTAAATATGATGAACCATCAAATGTGACTGAGGTAGCTGTGAAAGCATGATTTCCTTAAATAATTCTGATAAGACGTTACAGAATTACTCAACCCCGACCAAGGGAACGTGAGGTTTATTTAATGCGTTTGTATGCTCTCTTCTCTTATTTGGCTCTATAAATTTGTGGTTTGACTGTTATTAAAGACTACCCACATATCATATGCAAGTgaagaataaaatatatatttttaaatatgtttgtcAAATCTTATCTTTTGATCATCTTCTTCGTGTGTTTcttcttgcatgcatgcaatgttCGACATGAATTTGGGACCGCAACCCTCGATAAACCTCCTCTGAACAAGGTTTGGacaatttaatttcttttatatatatggGTCAAGTTTCCTTGTATGATCTTTTGTTATTATATatacatcatttttttttatttcgacCATAGATCGCGCGTTGTAATGCACATATAATAAGATAATGCACATATAATAAGATATTCGACTGCACTCTAATATCTTCACAAAAGTGAGATGATATTTACAAGATTAAGGTAATTTTTTCAACTGAAATTTGTGTAGAATTATCTGTAAAATACACACCATATATAATTTGCAAAGATTTGACAACCATGTGTTAATTGGAAAATTTACTCTTAATATGTCTTTTACAACTgattattatgatatatttaattcTGAAAATTGTTATTTCAATTTAGATGAAGATTTTTAAAATCCTGTAGATTAATGATTTAATGTAAAACTACAAAACAAGATCAATATTTAGTATATGTTCTATCTGTTTACTCTCGTCGATTTGTATTAATACGAGTTAAATATGATAAAggagttttttcttttttcttttttggcgATGCATCCTTGTTTTGATGGTATCTTCTCATAGATTTCGCCGGAGAGATGACTTAGTTCGTGAGGGCGAATCTATTAAACTTTGACTAGAATATGATTTAAACTAGAGATGTGACAAAACTCGaactttctaaaaaaaaaactccgTAAAAATGCggaattttttgttcaaaagaGACTATTTTCGCCTATGCGTGAGATGGTGTCATGAATAATGCTTAGGGGTTTATTCATTTACATGCAGATAAAAGAGAGAGTCGAAATCAGCATGAGTTATAGCCCAAATGTGAAGGATGCAAGTGTTAACAGTATCCCTAACAATTCACTGCCAAAAGAAGCAGAAACTCCTAATCATTCCATGCAAAAGACAGGCTCCCAAGGTCTAAGTTTACGTTCAATcatcatataaataaatttaagcaAATCtctaaaaacataaatatatatatatatatatatatggtaagCACTCACCATGAACACCTATATGAGCATCGGGACGCACACCTGTTGGATGTACAAGACGCCAACTCAACTGACCCGTGCTCATGATAGGTGCTAATCGTATCAAAACTCACATACATAGAagattcttaattatttaaactctaACGTGACTTGTAGTATCACAAGGTTCAAAACCACTATTTTAATAAAGATTTattgattaatattttataaaatataaaacatacaaATAAAAGTTAATAGGTATTACTCATgaaattgttaatttttttttaaatttttagtcaTGTTTTATATCAAGCGatgtttaataaatatttaatgtcatcaatttattcattttttttaaaataaatcttacTCATTGTTTCATGGCAATGTGTAGACTTGTGACTTAATAAATATTCAAACTAACTTTTTTTGTCCCATAGCTTCTTAAATTTCTCTTTTATGACATGACaacaaattatcaagaaaattcacttcaatatcttataaaagaaaatatactaacaatatcattattttttaaaaaagtattaGGAATCAAATTTTTAATCCAAATTTTCGTcagattatttataaaaataattaattcagataaaataaaaattaaagttaattttatatgatatattcaattaaaaattaagaaaaaacaaattaaatcccTCTGAGAAATCTTTTGGTGTGCAGGAAATAAAGATTTCAGTGGTTCTCTTCACAAAGACTTGCCAACCGAACCAGAGGTAATATTTAATTGCTtgtttcttaaaataaatagaaaataatttaaatagaaatacaaccatgataattaaattgcaaaaaaaatattgttttaggTTGTTAAATATTTTCCATAATTGGACTATAAAAAATGGGGTGTAATAAAGTTAAGGCATCAGTCATCAGAAGTGGTCGTTGCCTACCTGTATAAGCCGAATTGAAATGTATTACGgagaacaaaaatataataatacattCGAACATAGTTATAAAAAAACATGAACTAAAACCAAAACTGTCTCTCAGAGAATGAACTCAAACCACTTTTAGATTTGGGTTCCGAAATCGAAATCGAAATCGAGAACTTACGGTTCGATCTAGTTCCTTAAAATAAGAAATCAAAACTAGAATTGTGCTTAGGATCAAACACTTGTTGTATGAAAAGTTATAACAAATGATGACAGATGTAACTCCAATATTTTGGCTGACGTCTGGATAAGGCCAATTATTACTGCCTGATAGACAAtttaatcttgtattttaaaatttcataatataaataaacaacttatataaaaaatctctttaagataaaaaataataaaaagcatcatcttttttttttctcaaaattgtcCTTATATATGATgtaattattatacttttgttttttcttttcgttttttttttattttaatatttcaaattgtaccacttgtaatttttaaaattaagataAGACCCtcgtaaaaatataatcaattcaaATGACAGTATGTTCCTTCATTAATTTTTACAActatgtattatttttatttaaatataaatcaaattaattaaaaaaatattgtacacgcATGCACTGTTTGCGCTGGTGCACAAGTatcatataattcatgtacttaattcgtaaaaatgaaaattagccaccattttttattttttaaataaacaataaatattatcaatattttgtaaaaatggTCGAATAATTAACTTTAATTAGTCTGATTATCTAACGAGTTGTACCACTATTTTTTCTTAAtagttaaaatttaaaaaggtaAATTTAGTTCATATTGGTTCTAACTTctatgttaaatattttacttttggTTTTGTTcatttatgttatcaaattttatttttattccattctttttgtattttttcgatttttttctaTGTGACGTTGATGTTGCGCTGATGTGTGCAGTTGTACATTAGTGTTTTCACGGAAAACTGAATAAAGTTGCAAAAAAGGGACCAAAGTTTTAAAAACACACGATTATCATCCAATTTTAACAAACTATGGAaccaaaattgtaaaaaataaaaatacaaaattttcatttgataTCTTTTACTTAAAATGGTGAATTTGGATCGCATATGATGGTAATACTCAAAATTTATGATATGGCAGtgcaaattaaattttacaaaattattaGCCCTTCCGAGACTTGTAAAGTTATTCTtataaaattgaaatcttttttaataaacaacctatttaaaaatatatatatttttgtataaatctataataaataaaaaaatactctAAATCACAATTTGGTTCTTGCTATTATGTTATTAATGTAGGGTTCAAGAAGTGCTGGAGAAAAGGTTTATCGTTCCTCAATTTTGAGTGAAGAAGATTTGCCAGTGACAGACTATCAGCCCCCCCATCGTAAATCTCCCattcataataaataaattatttcttaattttattgtagTCCATATGTTATTCAAGacgacaataataataatataataataatgtttatagaagcatatatgtatatatagttGGTACCGTCTGGTGTTTGAATGTATGGCTAATTTTAAAATCGGGTTGAATATATTTGGATATATTACCTGTTGAgctaaaattcaaattattatcgtgtctcaactttttttttttttttttttttttttattgtgaccTTATTCAACTCCATGTAATCCACATGCATATACAAGAACCCGTCTTGCTTCTTTTGTAATAACATGGGTGACTCAATTTTGCTTGGGTCCAATTGATTTGAAATCAACCAATCGATCTACAA comes from the Primulina huaijiensis isolate GDHJ02 chromosome 8, ASM1229523v2, whole genome shotgun sequence genome and includes:
- the LOC140982385 gene encoding uncharacterized protein; translation: MFVKSYLLIIFFVCFFLHACNVRHEFGTATLDKPPLNKIKERVEISMSYSPNVKDASVNSIPNNSLPKEAETPNHSMQKTGSQGNKDFSGSLHKDLPTEPEGSRSAGEKVYRSSILSEEDLPVTDYQPPHRKSPIHNK